A window of Phyllobacterium sp. T1293 contains these coding sequences:
- a CDS encoding hybrid-cluster NAD(P)-dependent oxidoreductase: MNMGVPQSYPHLDQMQPWNDRLHLLECLSIIEEAPNVKTFTFRSDNQNWFRYEPGQFMTFELPTQPEAVLRTYTLSSSPSRPFTIAVTVKAQEGSIGTRWMLDHLTPGVRLKAFGPLGDFSMRKHPGEKYLFISAGSGITPMMSMTRWMHDCAPQSDISFVTCARRPSDIIFRRELEYLTSCMPNLKLSFLIKEHEMGQLWTGIRGRLEAPKLPLLSPDFKDRTIFCCGPEGFMRDVRTMLEANGFDMAHYHQESFGPAAEPVLPMLDVISTEALESAATITFSMSGMEVPCMPGDTILKAARGAGIRIAAACESGLCGTCKVMKLSGKSEMDHNGGILDEEIDEGFVLACCTKPLGNVEIEA, encoded by the coding sequence ATGAATATGGGCGTTCCTCAGTCTTACCCGCACCTCGACCAGATGCAGCCGTGGAATGATCGGCTGCATTTATTGGAGTGCCTGTCGATCATTGAGGAAGCGCCGAATGTGAAGACTTTCACATTCCGTTCCGACAATCAGAACTGGTTCCGCTATGAGCCGGGCCAGTTCATGACCTTCGAACTGCCGACCCAGCCCGAAGCTGTATTGCGCACCTATACACTGTCATCCAGCCCGTCACGGCCATTCACTATTGCTGTGACGGTCAAAGCGCAGGAAGGCAGTATCGGCACCCGCTGGATGCTGGATCATCTGACGCCGGGTGTCCGGCTGAAGGCATTCGGGCCGCTCGGCGATTTTTCCATGCGCAAGCATCCGGGCGAAAAATATCTGTTCATCTCGGCGGGATCGGGCATTACACCGATGATGTCGATGACCCGCTGGATGCATGATTGCGCGCCGCAGAGCGATATCAGCTTCGTTACCTGCGCCCGCCGCCCCAGCGATATTATTTTCCGCCGGGAACTGGAATATCTCACCAGCTGCATGCCCAATCTGAAACTGTCGTTTCTGATCAAGGAACACGAGATGGGGCAGCTTTGGACCGGCATTCGCGGCAGGCTTGAGGCGCCCAAACTGCCGCTGCTTTCGCCTGACTTCAAGGATCGGACAATTTTCTGCTGTGGCCCGGAAGGTTTCATGCGGGATGTGCGTACCATGCTTGAGGCCAATGGCTTTGATATGGCGCATTATCATCAGGAAAGCTTTGGCCCTGCCGCCGAGCCGGTATTGCCCATGCTCGATGTCATTTCCACGGAAGCATTGGAATCGGCTGCCACGATCACCTTCTCCATGTCTGGAATGGAAGTGCCCTGCATGCCGGGTGATACGATCCTGAAAGCAGCGCGTGGTGCGGGTATCCGCATTGCTGCCGCTTGCGAATCCGGCCTGTGCGGCACCTGCAAGGTGATGAAACTGTCGGGCAAATCCGAGATGGATCACAACGGCGGTATTCTCGATGAGGAAATCGACGAGGGGTTTGTGCTTGCCTGCTGCACGAAGCCGCTTGGCAATGTGGAAATCGAGGCCTGA
- a CDS encoding LysR family transcriptional regulator, translating to MNLRSVDLNLLVVLDALLDEAHVSRAADRLGLSQPATSSALDRCRHLFEDALLERGKGMMRLTPKAESLRVPIKNLLAQITLVLDPPDIDLATIHQTVRILTADLPAVAIIGPLRERLARSAPGIDLVIQPWHGTEDSLDKLAKGAVDLAVAVFPKTDVSFRRVDLLHEHYVVMMRNDHPAAKDFTLDRWLEFPHVIVSGQGHRYSPLDEELAKIGRERRVGIVVPSFLMVPPLVENSDMIAMTPSLCVPADASGFALFEPPIPVEGFTLHLAWHVRRDEDRAVQHVGGIIRELLQSPV from the coding sequence ATGAATTTGCGATCTGTCGATTTGAACCTGCTCGTGGTGCTCGATGCGCTTCTGGATGAAGCGCATGTGTCGCGTGCGGCTGACCGGCTTGGCCTCTCGCAGCCCGCCACCTCAAGCGCGCTCGATCGTTGCCGCCATCTGTTCGAGGATGCGTTGCTGGAACGTGGCAAGGGGATGATGCGGTTGACGCCAAAGGCCGAATCGCTGCGCGTGCCCATCAAAAACCTCCTGGCGCAGATTACGCTCGTTCTTGATCCACCCGACATTGATCTTGCCACCATTCACCAGACGGTGCGCATACTCACTGCCGATCTTCCGGCTGTGGCGATCATCGGGCCTTTGCGCGAGAGGCTTGCACGATCAGCGCCCGGTATTGATCTGGTGATCCAGCCCTGGCATGGCACTGAGGATTCGCTGGACAAGCTTGCGAAAGGGGCGGTTGACCTCGCCGTGGCGGTTTTCCCGAAAACGGATGTTTCGTTCCGGCGTGTGGATTTGCTGCACGAGCACTATGTGGTGATGATGCGCAATGATCATCCCGCGGCAAAGGATTTTACACTCGACCGTTGGCTGGAATTCCCGCATGTGATCGTTTCGGGGCAGGGGCATCGGTACAGTCCACTGGATGAGGAACTGGCAAAGATTGGCCGCGAGCGCCGGGTGGGCATCGTTGTTCCGAGCTTTCTGATGGTCCCGCCGCTGGTTGAAAATTCCGACATGATTGCAATGACGCCGAGCCTATGTGTTCCAGCGGATGCAAGCGGTTTCGCGTTGTTTGAACCGCCTATTCCGGTCGAGGGCTTTACGCTGCATCTGGCATGGCATGTCAGGCGCGACGAGGATCGCGCCGTTCAGCATGTGGGGGGTATTATCAGGGAGTTGTTGCAGAGTCCGGTATGA
- the purU gene encoding formyltetrahydrofolate deformylase, which produces MDHQSPTLPAARQSSDYTHSFVLTLSCEDKPGIVASVTTELAALDANIAESNQFWDRQTNRFFMRIAFAASEATSKDDVERALKPAVERFGMKTTLVDQAKKPKIVIMVSKFDHALLHLIYQIKVGWLDAEVAAIVSNHEDSRRFAEHEGIPYHVLPVSKDNKKEQEEALLKIVKDTGADLVILARYMQVLSDNISKRLFGKVINIHHSFLPSFKGAKPYHQAFERGVKLIGATAHYVTPDLDEGPIIEQETERVSHAMSAEDFVATGRDIESRVLARAVKKHLESRVMLNGHKTVVF; this is translated from the coding sequence ATGGATCATCAGTCCCCCACCCTGCCCGCAGCCCGTCAGTCCTCTGATTACACGCACAGCTTTGTCCTCACCCTCTCATGCGAAGACAAGCCGGGGATTGTGGCATCGGTGACAACGGAGCTTGCGGCACTCGATGCCAATATTGCCGAGAGCAACCAGTTCTGGGATCGCCAGACCAACCGCTTCTTCATGCGCATTGCCTTTGCCGCTTCGGAAGCCACCTCCAAGGATGATGTCGAGCGGGCGCTGAAACCCGCCGTCGAGCGTTTCGGCATGAAGACAACCCTTGTTGATCAGGCCAAGAAGCCAAAGATCGTCATCATGGTATCAAAATTCGACCATGCACTGCTGCACCTGATTTACCAGATCAAGGTTGGCTGGCTTGATGCGGAAGTGGCCGCCATTGTCTCCAACCATGAGGACAGCCGCCGCTTTGCCGAGCATGAGGGTATCCCCTACCATGTCCTGCCCGTTTCCAAGGACAACAAGAAGGAGCAGGAAGAGGCGCTTCTGAAGATCGTCAAGGACACCGGCGCTGATCTGGTCATTCTTGCCCGCTATATGCAGGTGCTGTCAGACAACATCTCCAAGCGCCTCTTTGGCAAGGTGATCAACATCCACCACTCCTTCCTGCCAAGCTTCAAGGGGGCCAAGCCCTATCATCAGGCCTTCGAGCGCGGCGTGAAGCTGATCGGTGCGACGGCACACTATGTCACCCCTGATCTGGATGAAGGTCCGATCATCGAGCAGGAGACCGAGCGGGTCAGCCACGCCATGAGCGCCGAGGATTTTGTTGCCACCGGCCGCGATATTGAAAGCCGGGTGCTGGCACGGGCAGTCAAGAAACATCTTGAATCCCGTGTCATGCTCAATGGCCACAAGACGGTGGTGTTTTAA
- a CDS encoding 3-methyl-2-oxobutanoate hydroxymethyltransferase: MANKRPTVADILSMKGRRQLTMLRVETLEEAEAAERARIDVLSVPPALLSPVFRDAAPSCFTIPGLEYGDFVTAEDYMRAAFTALRAGGDAVYCAASLSTIRRMHDEGIPVCGHVGLIPSKATWTGGFKAVGKTARSALDIWHQTKTLEEAGAFAAEIEVVPAEVATAICERTSMFMISMGAGAGCDAQYLFAEDILGSNRGHYPRHAKVYRNFSAEYDRLQQERVAAFSEFVADVHAKTYPGAEHMVGIAHDELDRFLKELPGV, encoded by the coding sequence ATGGCCAATAAACGCCCCACGGTGGCAGACATTTTATCCATGAAAGGTCGCCGTCAGCTGACCATGCTGCGGGTTGAAACATTGGAGGAAGCCGAAGCCGCCGAACGCGCACGCATTGACGTCCTTTCAGTGCCACCCGCGCTTTTGAGCCCCGTTTTTCGTGATGCGGCACCAAGCTGCTTCACCATCCCCGGTCTGGAGTATGGAGATTTCGTCACGGCTGAAGATTATATGCGTGCAGCCTTTACCGCCTTGCGCGCTGGCGGCGATGCTGTCTATTGCGCGGCCAGCCTTTCCACTATCCGGCGAATGCACGATGAAGGCATTCCCGTCTGCGGCCATGTCGGCCTGATCCCCTCGAAAGCAACATGGACCGGCGGGTTCAAGGCGGTTGGCAAAACAGCCCGGAGCGCCCTTGATATCTGGCACCAGACCAAAACGCTGGAAGAAGCGGGCGCATTTGCCGCCGAGATTGAGGTCGTGCCTGCTGAGGTGGCAACAGCCATCTGCGAGCGCACATCCATGTTCATGATTTCCATGGGTGCAGGCGCTGGCTGTGACGCGCAATATCTTTTCGCCGAGGATATTCTCGGATCAAACCGCGGCCATTATCCTCGCCATGCCAAGGTCTATCGCAATTTTTCCGCAGAATATGACCGCCTCCAGCAGGAAAGGGTCGCAGCCTTTTCCGAGTTTGTCGCAGACGTACATGCAAAAACCTATCCGGGAGCCGAACATATGGTTGGAATTGCGCACGACGAACTCGACCGTTTTCTGAAAGAGCTTCCTGGAGTTTGA
- a CDS encoding NAD(P)/FAD-dependent oxidoreductase produces the protein MVIIGAGECGVRAAFALRENGHEGSITLIGAEKHLPYERPPLSKDAMISQEHPAPRTIASKDQILERNIGFLADTAVTGIDRKAKRVVFANGNSLAYDKVLLATGAVPRALPLAVESRHCAYLRSYDDALAIRARFQPGANIAIIGGGFIGLELAASARKRGASVSVLETQARVLMRGVPEEIARIIAARHAKEGVHLRCGIGLSGISDNDACATITLANGESLTADLIVIGIGATPVTALAEAAGLAIGNGIIVNEHLQTDDPAIFAAGDCCDFPLSIYGGRRVRLEAWRNAQEQGTLAARNMLGLAEPHLSVPWFWSDQYDLGLQVAGLADEGSTIIRRDLGDDAFILFHLASDGRLVAASGIGPGNAVARDIRLAEMLIARRAYPDPAHLAASDIKLKSLLAA, from the coding sequence ATGGTCATCATCGGCGCTGGCGAATGCGGCGTCCGGGCCGCCTTTGCCTTGCGCGAAAATGGCCACGAGGGTTCGATCACTCTGATTGGTGCTGAAAAGCATCTTCCCTATGAGCGCCCGCCCTTGTCCAAGGATGCAATGATCTCGCAGGAACATCCCGCGCCGAGAACCATCGCAAGCAAAGACCAAATCCTCGAACGGAATATCGGCTTTTTGGCTGATACAGCAGTGACAGGAATCGACCGGAAGGCGAAGAGAGTCGTCTTCGCAAACGGAAATAGCCTTGCCTATGACAAGGTGCTGCTCGCAACTGGAGCTGTTCCCCGCGCCCTGCCGCTGGCGGTGGAAAGCAGACATTGCGCCTATCTGCGCAGCTATGATGATGCGCTTGCTATTCGCGCGCGCTTTCAACCGGGGGCAAACATTGCCATCATCGGTGGCGGCTTTATCGGGCTGGAACTTGCCGCCAGTGCGCGCAAACGCGGTGCTTCGGTGAGCGTGCTTGAAACGCAGGCGCGGGTACTGATGCGCGGCGTACCGGAGGAAATCGCCAGAATTATTGCAGCCCGTCATGCCAAGGAGGGCGTGCATCTTCGCTGCGGGATTGGGCTATCGGGAATTTCCGACAATGATGCGTGCGCCACGATCACCCTTGCCAATGGTGAAAGCCTGACCGCTGATCTCATTGTCATCGGCATTGGCGCCACACCGGTCACAGCACTTGCCGAAGCGGCAGGCCTCGCAATCGGCAATGGCATCATCGTCAATGAACACTTGCAGACTGATGACCCGGCGATCTTTGCCGCTGGTGATTGCTGTGATTTCCCGCTCTCCATCTATGGCGGTCGGCGCGTGCGGCTCGAAGCATGGCGCAACGCGCAAGAGCAGGGAACGCTGGCCGCGCGCAATATGCTGGGTCTTGCCGAGCCGCATCTATCGGTTCCGTGGTTCTGGTCCGATCAATATGATCTGGGGCTACAGGTGGCAGGGCTTGCCGACGAAGGCAGCACCATAATCCGCCGCGATTTAGGCGATGACGCTTTCATTCTCTTCCATCTTGCATCGGACGGACGCCTTGTTGCCGCCAGCGGTATTGGTCCCGGCAATGCTGTTGCCCGGGATATCCGCCTCGCCGAAATGCTGATTGCACGCCGCGCCTATCCTGATCCGGCACATCTTGCCGCGTCGGATATCAAACTCAAATCCCTACTCGCAGCTTGA
- a CDS encoding MocE family 2Fe-2S type ferredoxin, with protein sequence MNDWIEACTADDIDEEDVMRFDHEGRTFAIYRSPDDEFFATDGLCTHEHIHLADGLVMDDIIECPKHNGRFNYKTGQAKGAPVCVNLKTYPVKVEAGKVLIQLSQ encoded by the coding sequence ATGAACGACTGGATAGAGGCCTGCACGGCTGACGATATTGACGAGGAGGATGTCATGCGATTTGACCACGAAGGCCGCACCTTTGCCATCTATCGCAGCCCGGACGACGAGTTCTTCGCGACCGATGGGCTATGCACGCATGAGCATATTCATCTGGCCGACGGGCTTGTCATGGATGACATCATCGAGTGTCCCAAACACAATGGCCGTTTCAACTACAAGACCGGACAGGCCAAGGGCGCACCAGTCTGCGTTAATCTGAAAACCTACCCGGTAAAGGTGGAAGCGGGCAAAGTCCTCATCCAGTTGAGTCAATGA
- a CDS encoding fatty acid desaturase family protein, producing the protein MDAILPAARDYSLIGRDSQRAVETGLAAAEWYHTDISRKDMKELMKRDDGPAIRDTAIWLGSMVILAVPGVVLWGSIWCVPFFLAYGVLYGSASDSRWHECGHGTAFKTRWMNDVVYQIACFMIMRNPVTWRWSHARHHTDTVIVGRDPEIAVMRPPDLLRLVLNFFGILDAWHAVVDMLRNAAGFVSAEEKTFIPEQEQPKAVRIARIWLAIYIATIALAVYMGSILPLVLIGLPRLYGAWHHVLTGLLQHGGLADNVVDHRLNSRTVLMNPVSRFIYWNMNYHVEHHMFPMVPYHALPRLHAMIRHDLPAPNPGILDGYREMLPAFLRQLRNEDYYLRRELPLTAKPYCDEFHGEAARAAQ; encoded by the coding sequence ATGGACGCAATATTGCCCGCAGCACGCGACTACAGCCTTATCGGCCGGGATTCACAACGCGCCGTTGAAACTGGCCTTGCCGCAGCGGAATGGTATCACACGGATATTTCCCGCAAAGATATGAAAGAGCTGATGAAGCGCGATGATGGCCCAGCCATTCGCGACACGGCGATCTGGCTCGGTAGTATGGTTATTCTGGCAGTGCCTGGTGTTGTCCTGTGGGGCAGTATCTGGTGTGTCCCGTTCTTCCTCGCTTATGGAGTGCTTTATGGATCAGCCTCCGATTCCCGCTGGCATGAATGCGGCCACGGTACAGCCTTCAAAACCCGCTGGATGAATGATGTGGTCTATCAGATCGCCTGTTTCATGATCATGCGCAATCCCGTGACATGGCGCTGGAGCCATGCCCGTCACCATACCGATACCGTTATTGTCGGACGCGATCCCGAAATTGCGGTCATGCGCCCGCCCGATCTTTTGCGGCTCGTCCTGAATTTCTTCGGGATTCTCGATGCATGGCATGCGGTTGTCGATATGCTGCGCAATGCTGCCGGTTTCGTTAGCGCCGAAGAAAAGACATTCATCCCCGAGCAGGAGCAACCCAAGGCCGTCCGCATTGCCCGGATATGGCTGGCCATCTATATCGCAACCATTGCTTTGGCTGTTTATATGGGCTCGATCCTGCCCCTCGTGCTGATTGGCCTGCCCCGCCTTTACGGTGCATGGCATCACGTCCTGACCGGTCTGCTGCAGCATGGCGGCCTTGCCGATAATGTTGTGGATCACCGGCTCAACAGCCGCACGGTCCTTATGAATCCGGTCAGCCGGTTCATTTACTGGAACATGAATTATCATGTCGAACACCATATGTTTCCCATGGTGCCCTACCACGCATTGCCGCGCCTCCACGCCATGATCAGGCACGACCTTCCTGCACCCAATCCCGGCATTCTGGACGGCTATCGGGAAATGCTGCCGGCCTTCCTGCGCCAGTTGCGCAACGAAGATTATTACCTGCGCCGTGAACTGCCGCTGACCGCCAAGCCCTATTGCGACGAGTTTCATGGGGAAGCAGCCCGAGCAGCGCAATAA
- a CDS encoding LacI family DNA-binding transcriptional regulator, producing the protein MANRPTIADLARVSGVSVATVDRVLNNRLPVREETARRVYEAANSIGYHAAGLIRQRMRQELPEYRLGFLLQKSGQYFYQEFEREIDAAVNAAPHFRGVPVVDFCPSLAPEDIIAKLKSLAGRTQSIALVAPDHPAITMAIDALKAKGIGVFSLLSDFAAGVREGYVGLNNRKVGRTAAWMIAKAARRPGKVAIFVGSHRFQGHELREIGFRSFFREEAPDFTVLDTLINLETRQITHEAMLNLLEHHPDLVGCYVAGGGMEGAIAALRQSDLPAPPVMICNEITPESRAALADNVATMAIATPLPRLCRELVELMGHAIESGAANAPGQTFLPFDIYLPENI; encoded by the coding sequence ATGGCAAACAGACCGACAATTGCTGATCTGGCCCGGGTTTCCGGGGTCAGTGTTGCCACAGTGGATCGCGTGCTCAACAATCGCCTGCCGGTGCGGGAAGAAACAGCGCGCCGCGTTTACGAGGCGGCAAACAGCATTGGTTATCATGCGGCTGGGCTAATCCGTCAGCGGATGCGGCAGGAATTGCCGGAATATAGGCTGGGTTTTCTCCTGCAAAAATCAGGCCAATATTTCTATCAGGAATTTGAAAGGGAAATCGATGCGGCGGTGAATGCCGCGCCGCATTTTCGCGGGGTGCCGGTGGTCGATTTCTGTCCATCGCTGGCGCCTGAGGATATTATCGCCAAACTGAAATCACTGGCTGGGCGCACGCAGTCAATCGCGCTTGTCGCCCCGGATCATCCGGCGATCACCATGGCGATTGACGCGTTGAAAGCCAAAGGGATAGGCGTGTTCTCGCTGCTTTCTGATTTTGCGGCGGGCGTGCGGGAAGGATATGTCGGTCTGAACAATCGCAAGGTCGGGCGCACGGCGGCATGGATGATCGCCAAGGCAGCGCGCCGCCCCGGAAAGGTCGCCATATTCGTTGGCAGTCATCGTTTTCAAGGGCACGAGCTTCGGGAAATTGGTTTCCGCTCCTTCTTCCGGGAGGAAGCGCCAGATTTTACCGTGCTTGATACATTGATCAATCTGGAGACACGCCAGATCACCCATGAAGCAATGCTCAATCTTTTGGAGCATCACCCGGATTTGGTGGGTTGTTATGTTGCCGGTGGTGGCATGGAAGGGGCGATTGCGGCGCTCCGCCAGAGCGATTTGCCCGCGCCACCTGTCATGATCTGCAATGAAATTACACCGGAATCCCGCGCTGCATTGGCGGATAATGTAGCGACGATGGCAATTGCGACCCCCCTGCCGCGTCTCTGCCGCGAATTGGTGGAGTTGATGGGCCACGCCATTGAATCGGGAGCGGCCAATGCGCCGGGGCAAACCTTCCTGCCGTTCGATATTTACCTGCCGGAAAACATCTAA
- a CDS encoding TIM barrel protein: MSATRSAPVFAINHMAAPKLPAQAFFQLARSLDLQDVEIRNDLSGNAIIDGTPAAEIRAQAAEAGVKIATINALQRFNEWTPEREQEAMELADYARDAGAAALVLVPVNDGTGQKDGERQANLRVALKALLPILDARGLKGFVEPLGFEICSLRSKREAVEAIKDVNGQGTFRVVHDTFHHHLAGEPALFPEWTGLVHISGVTDTAVSVSDMRDSHRVLVDTQDRLGNVAQIQALLDADYTGLFSFEPFAEEVQALEKPAAALSESIALIRHHLA; the protein is encoded by the coding sequence ATGAGCGCGACACGTTCCGCACCGGTTTTTGCAATCAATCATATGGCCGCGCCAAAATTACCAGCGCAGGCGTTTTTCCAACTGGCGCGCTCTCTCGATTTGCAGGATGTCGAAATCCGCAACGATCTGTCAGGCAATGCCATTATTGATGGAACGCCGGCAGCGGAGATCCGTGCGCAAGCCGCTGAGGCTGGTGTGAAGATTGCAACGATCAATGCCCTGCAGCGCTTCAACGAATGGACGCCTGAGCGCGAACAGGAAGCCATGGAACTTGCGGATTACGCCCGTGATGCCGGGGCTGCCGCTCTGGTTCTGGTGCCTGTCAATGATGGAACGGGCCAGAAGGACGGCGAGCGCCAAGCCAATCTGCGGGTCGCATTGAAAGCTTTGTTGCCTATTCTGGATGCGCGCGGTTTGAAAGGATTTGTTGAGCCGCTCGGCTTTGAAATCTGCTCGCTGCGCTCAAAGCGGGAGGCTGTGGAAGCCATCAAGGATGTGAACGGGCAAGGCACTTTCCGCGTCGTTCATGATACATTTCACCACCATCTTGCCGGAGAACCGGCACTTTTCCCCGAATGGACCGGTCTCGTCCACATATCCGGGGTGACGGATACCGCTGTATCGGTCAGCGATATGCGCGATTCGCATAGGGTGCTCGTTGACACGCAGGATCGTCTTGGCAATGTCGCACAAATTCAGGCGCTGCTGGATGCTGATTATACGGGGCTGTTCTCGTTCGAACCATTTGCCGAGGAAGTGCAGGCGCTTGAGAAACCTGCCGCTGCCTTGTCCGAGAGCATTGCCCTGATCCGGCACCACCTGGCCTGA
- a CDS encoding sugar ABC transporter substrate-binding protein, with protein sequence MKKLILTMAVSALMSTSALAANIGVSMAQFDDNFLTVLRNGMQDYAKTLDGVTLQVEDAQNDVAKQQSQIQNFIASKVDAIIVNAVDTDATAAMSKLATAAGIPLVYVNREPVNVNELPAKQAFVASNEVESGTLETKEVCKLLKGKGKIVVMMGELSNQAARQRTKDIHDVIATDECKGLTIVEEQTANWSRTQGADLMTNWLSAGLEFDAVISNNDEMAIGAIQALKAAGRKMDTVVVAGVDATQDALAAMAAGDLDVTVFQNAAGQGKGSVDAALKLAKGEKVEAKVYIPFELVTPDNLSKYQSKN encoded by the coding sequence ATGAAGAAGCTGATTTTGACTATGGCTGTTTCAGCCTTGATGAGCACATCGGCACTTGCCGCCAATATTGGCGTGTCGATGGCGCAGTTTGACGATAACTTTCTGACGGTTCTGCGCAATGGTATGCAGGACTATGCCAAGACGCTGGATGGCGTGACGCTGCAAGTGGAGGACGCGCAGAACGACGTTGCCAAGCAACAGAGCCAGATCCAGAATTTCATCGCTTCCAAGGTTGACGCGATCATCGTCAATGCGGTGGATACGGATGCGACTGCCGCCATGTCGAAGCTGGCAACAGCTGCCGGTATTCCGCTTGTTTATGTCAACCGCGAACCTGTCAACGTGAATGAACTTCCTGCCAAGCAGGCTTTTGTTGCTTCGAACGAAGTGGAGTCCGGCACGCTTGAAACCAAGGAAGTCTGCAAGCTTCTGAAGGGCAAGGGCAAGATCGTCGTCATGATGGGCGAATTGTCCAATCAGGCTGCGCGCCAGCGCACAAAGGACATTCACGACGTTATCGCCACCGACGAATGCAAAGGCCTGACGATTGTAGAAGAGCAGACCGCCAACTGGTCGCGCACACAGGGTGCTGATTTGATGACCAACTGGCTCTCTGCCGGTCTGGAATTCGACGCGGTTATCTCCAACAATGACGAAATGGCAATCGGTGCTATTCAGGCTCTGAAAGCTGCTGGCCGCAAGATGGATACGGTTGTCGTCGCCGGTGTTGACGCAACGCAGGATGCGCTTGCAGCCATGGCTGCTGGTGATCTCGACGTGACGGTGTTCCAGAATGCCGCCGGTCAGGGCAAGGGCTCGGTCGATGCCGCGCTGAAGCTTGCCAAGGGCGAAAAGGTCGAGGCCAAGGTCTACATTCCCTTCGAACTGGTCACGCCTGACAATCTGTCAAAATACCAGTCCAAGAACTAA